The following nucleotide sequence is from Calidithermus timidus DSM 17022.
GCTTGATGAGGTTGGCCTCCAGCAGCAGCGCCTCCACCTCGTCGCGCACGACGATGAACTCGAGGTGACTGGCCTCCCGGCTGATCCGCAGCGACTTGCCCTCGGCGTGGAAATAGCTCGTCACGCGGGCCTTGAGGTTTTTGGCCTTGCCTACGTAGATGATGCTTTCCCTTTGCTTCCAGAGGTAGACCCCTGGTTCCTCGGGCAGGGGCGGCAGGTCGGCGAGCTGCATCCAGGCTACTTTAGCGCAGCCACGTTGGCGACGTAGTGAGCCGGGTCCCGGGAATAGCCCTTTCCCCCTCCCCTTTCCCGCTTGGTAAACTGCTCACCATGAGCGCCCTTCACGACCCTCACCACGACGAGATGCTGTACAAATCCTGGGTCCAGGTCCTCGACTGGATGCGGGAATACGCCGCCCAGAAAGGCGTGCTCTTCACCAAGGAGTCCGACTTCCCCGACTTCATCTACCGCATGGAGCGCCCCTACGAGGTGCCCACCACCATCATGGCTGCCTCCCTCTCCGACGCGCGGGGTGAGCCCTTCTTCTTCGCCTCGGTCTCGCCGCGCCACGCCGAGCTCAAGCACATCCAGTTCCGCGTGCCCGGCGGGCACATCCACTACCACGCCCACTGGGAGGAGGGGAAGGGGCTGGTGCTGGAGGGCAAGATCCCCCTCACCAAGGAAAAGCTCTTCGCCATGGCCGACCGGGCCCAAAGCGCCTTAGCCAAGGCCTGAAATCCGGCTACCACAGCGCGAGCACCCGCGCCGGCCCGCCCGAGGCGTTTTTGTGCTTGGGGCCGCCCACCACCACCATCGCCCCGCTGGGCGGCACGTTGGCGAGGCCGGCGAGGTTCTCCAGGCCGTACTTTCCCGCCCCCAGCACCGTGACGTGGGTCTTGAAGTCCTTGGAGGCGCCGAAGTCGAGCGAGAGCGTGTCCACCCCGATGCCCACGATGTCCCGCTCCTTCACCAGCAGCTCGGCCGCCGCCGGGTTGAAGCCGGGGTAGTGCTGTACGTTGGCGCTGTCGAGATTGACGAAGGCCTTGGGGTCGCCCACCTTCGCGTCCCAGCCCGAGTACATCGCCACGAAGGCCCCCGCCGGGATGCGTCCGTTGGCCCGCTCCCAGGCCAGGATGTCGTCGGGGGTCACCTCGGCGTCGGGGTTGGCGTCGGCTTTGGCCTTGATGTTGAGCACCACCAGCGGCGCGATCAGGCGGCTGGCGGGCAGCGTCTCGGCGGTGGGGGCTCCGTCCACGAAGTGGGCCGGGGCGTCCATGTGGGTGCCGGTGTGCTCGTCGAGGGTGAGGGTGTTCTTGTAGAAGCCGTTGTTCTTCACGGTGACCAGCAGATCCATCTTCATCTGCGCCGCGCCGGGGAAAACGGGGAAGTCGGACGAGACCACGTGGGTCAGGTCGGCCACGTTGCTGAAGGCCTTACCCTGCACCTGTGCGTGGGCCTTGCCCACGGCGGTCGCCACCGCCGCGGCTCCCAAAGCCATCCTGAACAGCTCCCTGCGCGAGAGCGCCTGCTCCACCAACCCCATCACGTGCGGTGCACACATAGGCGACCTCCATCCTGGTGAAGAAGTTATCTCGACGTAAAGGGCAAAACGCGGAATG
It contains:
- a CDS encoding cyclase family protein, with the translated sequence MCAPHVMGLVEQALSRRELFRMALGAAAVATAVGKAHAQVQGKAFSNVADLTHVVSSDFPVFPGAAQMKMDLLVTVKNNGFYKNTLTLDEHTGTHMDAPAHFVDGAPTAETLPASRLIAPLVVLNIKAKADANPDAEVTPDDILAWERANGRIPAGAFVAMYSGWDAKVGDPKAFVNLDSANVQHYPGFNPAAAELLVKERDIVGIGVDTLSLDFGASKDFKTHVTVLGAGKYGLENLAGLANVPPSGAMVVVGGPKHKNASGGPARVLALW
- a CDS encoding NADH-quinone oxidoreductase subunit 15, translated to MSALHDPHHDEMLYKSWVQVLDWMREYAAQKGVLFTKESDFPDFIYRMERPYEVPTTIMAASLSDARGEPFFFASVSPRHAELKHIQFRVPGGHIHYHAHWEEGKGLVLEGKIPLTKEKLFAMADRAQSALAKA